The proteins below come from a single Aegilops tauschii subsp. strangulata cultivar AL8/78 chromosome 6, Aet v6.0, whole genome shotgun sequence genomic window:
- the LOC109785042 gene encoding uncharacterized protein — protein sequence MGSDSELGWCWGSDEHVVNWAGPSAHWAFLPTSTGTATRWRSAAAVRRRRRRRRWRTRTSLLDAPDRIPWERFSLRPGGHGDEIDFWALLGYRHGRVLFVSTFGRALLVFDPVSGDRRRVAIPLDFAWYVLGGAVLCAAGDDQDHVHGDCHSSPFKVVLVGTRLNHPAIAQVYSETGMWGDLVSTTKPCDGLTDSFPCTLVGNVLYWWLYGHNNGILEFDMHSQTLAVTEGPSHADIDSINSRIIRGEDGGVGIAVFSYLSLKMWKRKVSSQGIHTWVLPKIVIVHKIIDLAHPIKAMDAIVGYSEVAGVDFISLPCCSVRIRTGKEAIVGYSEDAHALFIKVSCCSGPHTFIVELESMQSRKINQSFLENSYHPFTDFFTAGTVRA from the exons ATGGGATCCGATTCCGAACTGGGCTGGTGCTGGGGATCGGACGAGCACGTCGTAAACTGGGCCGGCCCAAGTGCCCACTGGGCTTTTCTC CCCACATCCACTGGGACGGCGACGAGATGGCGCTCCGCCGCCGCGGTCCGTCGTCGGCGTCGGCGCCGCCGCTGGAGGACGAGAACCTCCCTTCTCGACGCTCCCGACCGCATCCCGTGGGAGCGCTTCTCGCTGCGACCCGGCGGCCACGGCGACGAGATTGATTTCTGGGCTCTGCTCGGGTACCGCCATGGGCGCGTTCTCTTCGTCAGCACGTTTGGTCGTGCGCTCCTTGTGTTTGACCCCGTCTCCGGCGACCGCCGCCGCGTGGCCATTCCGCTGGATTTCGCCTGGTATGTCTTGGGTGGAGCTGTGCTCTGCGCCGCCGGCGACGACCAGGACCACGTGCACGGAGACTGCCACTCGAGCCCCTTTAAGGTGGTCCTGGTAGGCACCAGATTGAACCACCCAGCCATAGCCCAGGTCTACTCGGAGACTGGCATGTGGGGCGATCTTGTCTCGACCACAAAACCATGCGACGGCCTCACTGACAGTTTCCCCTGTACCCTTGTCGGCAATGTCCTTTATTGGTGGTTGTATGGGCATAACAATGGCATACTCGAGTTCGATATGCATAGCCAGACACTAGCTGTGACCGAGGGGCCATCTCATGCGGACATTGACTCTATCAACAGCCGGATCATCAGGGGGGAGGATGGTGGTGTTGGCATCGCAGTATTTTCGTATCTGAGCTTGAAAATGTGGAAACGCAAGGTCAGTAGTCAGGGTATTCACACATGGGTGCTGCCGAAGATTGTTATCGTGCACAAGATCATTGATCTTGCACATCCGATCAAGGCAATGGACGCTATAGTGGGGTACTCAGAGGTTGCTGGTGTGGATTTTATATCGCTGCCTTGCTGTTCAGTTCGGATCAGGACAGGGAAGGAAGCTATAGTGGGGTACTCAGAGGATGCTCATGCGCTTTTTATAAAGGTGTCTTGCTGTTCAGGACCCCATACCTTCATTGTTGAACTTGAGTCAATGCAGTCCAGGAAAATTAATCAAAGTTTTTTGGAGAATTCCTATCATCCGTTCACAGATTTCTTCACTGCAG GTACTGTTCGAGCGTGA